The Anaerolineae bacterium genome includes a window with the following:
- a CDS encoding carbohydrate ABC transporter permease, whose translation MAIQTTSRPAPAARRQDYNLGDILHKGVVYALLIGLSLLFLFPFFWMILSALKPEHQIYRWPPQWFPDPIQWSNFADVFSNPYLPFQVFIKNTLILEVGMITGRLISCTLVAYGFARLEAPGRDLIFGILLATLMLPGAVLLIPRFILFSQMGWINTFNPLIVPAWFGEAYAIFLMRQFFRTIPKELEESAIVDGANRLQVIFRIIVPLSIPVLTVIGILSFKDIWNDFMGPLLYLNEISKYTVAVGLAYLNGQFDTQMNLLMAASVTLMMPTLILFFIAQRAFVEGITMTGLKG comes from the coding sequence ATGGCTATCCAGACGACCTCCCGGCCAGCGCCGGCTGCCAGGCGCCAAGACTACAACCTCGGGGATATCCTCCATAAGGGCGTTGTTTACGCCCTGCTGATTGGCCTTAGCCTGCTTTTCCTGTTTCCTTTCTTCTGGATGATCCTTTCCGCGCTGAAGCCTGAGCATCAGATTTACCGGTGGCCGCCTCAGTGGTTTCCTGACCCGATCCAGTGGTCGAACTTCGCGGATGTCTTCAGCAATCCCTACCTGCCCTTCCAGGTGTTCATCAAGAACACCCTTATCCTGGAAGTCGGGATGATCACCGGTCGACTGATCTCGTGCACGCTGGTCGCCTATGGCTTCGCCAGGCTGGAAGCGCCCGGTAGGGACCTGATCTTCGGCATCCTGCTGGCGACACTGATGCTGCCCGGCGCCGTGCTGCTCATCCCGCGCTTCATCCTGTTTAGCCAGATGGGCTGGATCAACACCTTCAATCCGCTGATCGTCCCGGCCTGGTTTGGCGAGGCGTATGCAATCTTTCTGATGCGCCAGTTCTTCCGCACCATCCCTAAAGAACTGGAAGAATCGGCCATCGTCGATGGCGCTAACCGCCTGCAGGTGATCTTCCGGATCATCGTCCCACTCAGCATTCCGGTGCTAACCGTGATCGGGATTTTGAGCTTCAAGGACATCTGGAACGACTTCATGGGGCCGTTGCTCTACCTCAATGAAATCAGCAAGTATACGGTGGCGGTGGGTCTGGCCTATCTCAACGGGCAATTCGACACCCAGATGAACCTGCTGATGGCCGCCTCCGTGACGCTGATGATGCCGACGCTCATCCTGTTTTTCATCGCGCAACGCGCGTTTGTCGAAGGCATTACCATGACCGGACTGAAGGGTTAG